From Brevibacillus marinus, a single genomic window includes:
- a CDS encoding ABC transporter ATP-binding protein: MLLEITNLSVEFRTMMDTIKALHQVSLSVDKGEIVGVVGESGSGKSVTALSVLGLLDKNARISEGSIRFKGSDVLQQPPRVRQALRGKQIGMVFQEPMSALNPTMRVGAQLAEVFRLHRGVTRKEAYRLAVNSLAEVQIRDPELVARKYPFELSGGMRQRVVIALAMAAPPELLIADEPTTALDVTIQAEILKLMQELANSRGTAVLLITHDLGVVAQVCQRVVVMYAGTVVETGETRRVLAQPAHPYTKALIGALPDLADPDQPLAAIGGEVPDLRSRPPGCVFASRCPAAVSKCLAESPQMEQVSADSQLHQAACWMR, encoded by the coding sequence TTGCTGTTGGAAATTACGAACCTGTCTGTGGAATTTCGCACAATGATGGATACGATCAAAGCACTGCATCAGGTTTCCTTGTCCGTCGACAAAGGGGAGATCGTCGGCGTGGTCGGGGAGTCAGGTTCGGGAAAGTCGGTGACGGCGCTCTCGGTGCTTGGCTTGCTGGATAAAAACGCGCGCATCAGCGAAGGCTCGATCCGCTTCAAGGGCAGCGATGTCCTGCAGCAGCCCCCGCGGGTACGGCAGGCGCTGCGCGGGAAGCAGATCGGGATGGTCTTTCAGGAGCCGATGAGTGCGCTCAATCCGACGATGCGGGTCGGCGCGCAGCTGGCCGAAGTGTTCCGCCTGCATCGCGGTGTGACGCGCAAAGAGGCGTACCGGCTGGCGGTCAACAGCCTGGCGGAAGTGCAGATCCGCGATCCGGAGCTGGTGGCCCGCAAATATCCGTTTGAATTAAGCGGCGGGATGCGGCAGCGCGTCGTGATCGCCCTGGCGATGGCCGCGCCGCCGGAACTGCTGATTGCCGACGAACCGACGACCGCGCTGGATGTGACGATTCAGGCGGAGATCTTGAAGCTGATGCAAGAGCTGGCCAATAGCCGGGGCACAGCGGTCCTGTTGATTACGCACGACTTGGGCGTCGTGGCCCAGGTCTGCCAGCGCGTTGTCGTCATGTATGCGGGAACGGTGGTGGAGACGGGGGAGACACGGCGCGTCCTCGCTCAACCGGCACACCCCTATACGAAAGCGCTGATCGGGGCCCTGCCTGACCTGGCCGACCCGGACCAGCCGCTGGCGGCGATTGGCGGGGAAGTGCCGGATTTGCGCAGTCGTCCGCCGGGCTGCGTGTTTGCCTCACGCTGTCCCGCGGCGGTCAGCAAATGCCTGGCCGAATCCCCGCAGATGGAACAGGTATCGGCCGACAGCCAGCTGCATCAGGCGGCCTGTTGGATGAGGTGA
- a CDS encoding ATP-binding cassette domain-containing protein: MEAILQVNQVTKVYGTGKQRVQAVESATFAICRGETFGLIGESGSGKSTLGKLIVGLEPPTTGELIYRGQSLWQGNRFVRQKPGEIQIVFQDPQSSLDPRMTIREIIREPLLALPAGERKEKGSEERLRQLIKRVGLKEEQLSRYPHEFSGGQRQRIAIARALITDPQFVVLDEPTSALDVSVQAQVLNLLKELKRERNLTYLFISHNMAVIRYMCDRMAVMYKGNIVEQGKTGEIFARPAHDYTRTLLSSLPNLYGTKEVENHL, from the coding sequence ATGGAAGCGATTTTGCAAGTAAATCAGGTAACAAAAGTGTACGGAACGGGAAAGCAGCGGGTGCAGGCGGTGGAAAGTGCCACGTTCGCCATCTGCCGGGGCGAGACATTCGGGTTGATCGGGGAATCCGGCTCGGGGAAAAGCACGCTGGGCAAACTGATCGTCGGGCTGGAGCCGCCGACGACGGGAGAGCTGATCTATCGGGGGCAGTCGCTGTGGCAGGGCAACCGCTTTGTCCGGCAGAAACCAGGCGAGATCCAGATTGTGTTTCAAGACCCGCAGTCGTCGCTCGACCCGCGCATGACCATCCGCGAGATCATTCGCGAGCCGCTGCTCGCCCTGCCGGCCGGCGAGCGGAAAGAAAAGGGGAGCGAAGAGCGGCTGCGGCAGCTGATCAAGCGGGTGGGGCTGAAGGAAGAACAGCTGTCCCGCTATCCGCATGAATTCAGCGGCGGCCAGCGGCAGCGCATTGCGATTGCGCGGGCCTTGATCACCGACCCGCAGTTTGTCGTGCTGGATGAACCCACCTCGGCGCTGGACGTCTCGGTCCAGGCGCAGGTGCTGAATCTGCTGAAGGAATTGAAACGGGAGCGCAATCTTACCTACCTTTTCATCTCCCACAACATGGCGGTGATTCGCTACATGTGTGACCGGATGGCCGTGATGTACAAGGGGAACATCGTCGAACAGGGGAAGACCGGCGAGATTTTTGCTCGCCCCGCCCACGACTACACGCGAACCCTGCTCTCTTCGCTGCCCAACCTCTACGGCACAAAGGAGGTTGAGAACCATCTTTAA
- a CDS encoding cupin domain-containing protein, translating to MRTIFNGAELRAIRKQKQLTLKQLAEATGLSASLLSQIERGMVDPTVGTFWRICEALDVPINRFFTRTDQHDPVVRKDQRKTIHLRNTNVRYHVLTPIDQGKIEFLLVEIEPGESLYQELVSHSGEECGFVLQGELKVLLRDQEYHLYAGDSIAFPSTSPHRFLNPGKEVSLSIWARAT from the coding sequence TTGAGAACCATCTTTAACGGAGCGGAACTGCGGGCAATCCGCAAACAAAAACAGTTAACCTTGAAGCAGCTGGCGGAGGCGACCGGTTTAAGCGCCAGCCTGCTCTCGCAAATCGAGCGCGGCATGGTCGATCCGACGGTGGGCACGTTCTGGCGGATCTGTGAAGCGCTCGATGTGCCGATTAACCGCTTTTTCACGCGCACGGACCAGCACGACCCGGTGGTTCGCAAGGATCAGCGGAAGACGATTCACCTGCGCAACACCAACGTCCGCTACCACGTGCTGACCCCGATCGACCAAGGGAAAATCGAGTTTTTGCTGGTGGAGATCGAACCGGGCGAGTCGCTCTATCAGGAACTGGTCTCCCACTCTGGCGAAGAGTGCGGATTCGTGCTGCAGGGCGAGCTGAAAGTCCTGCTGCGCGATCAGGAATACCACCTCTACGCGGGAGACAGCATAGCCTTTCCCAGCACATCGCCGCACCGCTTTCTCAATCCGGGAAAAGAGGTATCCCTCTCCATCTGGGCGCGCGCTACCTGA